The Phyllostomus discolor isolate MPI-MPIP mPhyDis1 chromosome 4, mPhyDis1.pri.v3, whole genome shotgun sequence genome window below encodes:
- the LOC118499907 gene encoding 60S ribosomal protein L39-like has translation MSSHKLFRIKRFLAKKQKQNRPVPQWIWMKTGNKISYNAKRRHWRRTKLGL, from the coding sequence ATGTCTTCTCACAAGCTCTTCAGGATCAAGAGGTTCCTGGccaagaaacaaaagcagaacCGGCCCGTTCCTCAGTGGATTTGGATGAAGACTGGTAATAAAATCAGTTACAACGCCAAGAGGAGACACTGGAGAAGAACCAAGCTGGGTCTGTGA